The following are from one region of the Nicotiana tomentosiformis chromosome 7, ASM39032v3, whole genome shotgun sequence genome:
- the LOC138895572 gene encoding uncharacterized protein has translation MAGVLYSFLEKFVPQSRREELRSQFEHLRQNGISVTQYEMRFSKLAHHEVWSIPTDRERISRFIYGLTYQLQLLMTRERVSGATFDEVVDIARQIEVVSSQEGGQFSFSAVPMQSSHHASSTQYSTGNSSGYLEQQFRQRRDYFEFGEFGHYKRDCPKLLSRAPQ, from the exons ATGGCAGGAGTACTCTATtcatttttggagaagttcgtgccgcagtctcgtagggaggagctgcgcagtcagtttgagcatcttcgGCAAAATGGCAtatctgtgacccagtacgagatgagattttctaagtTGGCTCATCACGAAGTTTGGTCtattcccactgatagggagaggattagtaggttcatttatggcctcacgtatcagctacagttgcttatgactagggagagggtatctggtgccacttttgacgaggtggttgacattgctcgacagatagaggtGGTCAGTAGCCAGGAGGGTG GCCAGTTTTCATTCAGTGCAGTACCaatgcagagttctcatcatgcctcatccACTCAGTATTCGACAGGTAATTCCTCAGGTTATctggagcagcagttccgtcagaggagggattatttcgagttcggagaatttggtcattacaagagagattgtcctaagcTGTTGAGTAGGGctccacagtag